A single genomic interval of Alligator mississippiensis isolate rAllMis1 chromosome 15, rAllMis1, whole genome shotgun sequence harbors:
- the LOC132245824 gene encoding zinc finger protein 345-like gives MQPTGAPQEPGAGTLSRAEQQPPEAGPGNLELQRTSPGRLEERRSLTPEPGQVQRGQGRPPKQEESWEVREVFEDVAVYFTRREWELLEDDDKVLYQDQMLKNFNTLISLGYRGLAPDLICSIQQGQVELWVCDDEDCGEISRSDDLVARGAWLLSRAEEQPPVEGPADLEPAWTSLGSLGEVGSWRPEKEQWHTSQGRPQNQQENVAVNQHIHLGTKTHRCTACWKNFICWQDLSQHQCVQHCCTKCGKTFRQLSSLSRHWCMHTREKPHQCLECGKSFTHSSGLAQHQRIHTGEKTHHCSQCGKSFIQSSSLTKHQLIHTGEKPHQCSECGKIFTQFSHLARHQRIHTGEKPHKCSECGKSYAGSFGLAQHQHIHTGEKPHKCSECGKSYATSFGLAQHQHIHTGEKPHKCLECGKSFTRSFGLAQHHRIHRGEKPIRCLECGKSFTQRSHLARHWRIHTGEKPYQCSECGKSFSRSSHLARHQLSHTGEKPHQCSECGKGFSRSSHLTQHQLSHTGEKPHQCSECGKSFTQISSLAQHQLIHTGEKAHQCSDCGKSFIYFSYLTRHRLIHTGEKPHCCSECGKRFTRFSHLVQHQRIHTGEKPHKCSECGKSYAHSSGLAQHQHIHTGEKPHKCSECGKSYTQSSGLAKHQCIHTGEKPYQCSECGKSFSGSSQVAQHQLIHTGKKAHHCLECGKSFTSSSRLTQHRVIHTGEKPHHCSECGKSFSQSCNLAKHRLIHTKEKAH, from the exons ATGCAGCCCACAGGGGCACCGCAGGAGCCTG gtgctggcaccctgagcagagcggagcagcagcctcctgaggcGGGGCCTGgaaacctggagctgcagaggacttccccagggagactggaggagaggaggtccctgacacctgagccgggccaagtgcagagggggcagggcaggcctccaaagcaggaggagagctgggag gtccgggaggtgtttgaggacgtggccgtGTATTTCACGCggagggagtgggagctgctggaagatgacgacaaggtgctttaccaggaccagatgctgaagaatttcAACACCctcatttccctgg gatatcgaggtcttgcacctgacttaatctgcagcatccagcaaggacaagtggagctctgggtctgcgATGATGAGGACTGTGGGGAAATCTCAAGATCAGACGACCTGGTAGCAC gaggtgcctggctgctgagcagagctgaggagcagcctcctgtggaagggcctgcagacctggagccagcATGGACTTCCCTAGGGAGTTTGGGTGAGGTTGGCTCCTGGAGACCTGAAAAGGAGCAGTGGCACACGAGTCAGGGGAGGCCACAAAACCAGCAGGAGAATGTGGCAGTGAACCAG CACATCCACCTGGGCACGAAGACACACCGCTGCACTGCATGCTGGAAGAACTTCATTTGCtggcaagacctgtcccagcaccagtgtgtgcagcactgctgcaccaagtgtgggaagacATTCAGGCAgctgtccagcctgtccaggcactggtgcatgcacacaagggagaaaccacatcagtgcttggagtgtgggaagagcttcactcactcctcTGGCTTGGCTCAACACcaacgtatccacacaggggagaagacgCATCATTGctcacagtgtgggaagagcttcatccagTCCTCCAGTCTGACCAAGCATCAGCTCATCCACAcgggggaaaagccacatcagtgctcagagtgtgggaagatcTTCACCCAATtctcccacctggcccggcaccagcgtatccatacaggggagaaaccacataaatgctcagagtgtgggaagagctatGCTGGGTCCTttggcctggctcagcaccagcatatccacacaggggagaagccacataaatgctcagagtgtgggaagagctacgCTACGTCCTttggcctggctcagcaccagcatatccacacaggggagaagccacataaatgcttagagtgtgggaagagcttcactagGTCCTttggcctggctcagcaccaccgTATCCACAGAGGGGAGAAGCCAATTcggtgcttggagtgtgggaagagcttcactcagcgctcccacctggcccggcactggcgcatccacacaggggagaagccatatcagtgctcagagtgtgggaagagcttcagccggtcctcccacctggcccggcaccagctcagCCACAcgggggaaaagccacatcagtgctcggagtgtgggaagggcttcagccggtcctcccacctgacccagcaccagctcaGCCACACGGGGGaaaaaccacatcagtgctcagagtgtgggaagagctttacccagatctccagcctggcccagcaccagcttattcacacaggggagaaagcacatcagtgctcagactgtgggaagagcttcatttaTTTCTCCTACCTGACCAGACACCGGCTCATCCACACGGGGGAAAAACCACATTgctgctcggagtgtgggaaaagaTTCACCCGATTCTCCCACCTGGtccagcaccagcgtatccacacaggggagaaaccacataaatgctcagagtgtgggaagagctacgCTCACtcctctggcctggctcagcaccagcatatccacacaggggagaaaccacataaatgctcagagtgtgggaagagctacaCTCAGTCCTCTGGCCTGGCTAAGCACCAgtgtatccacacaggggagaagccatatcagtgctcagagtgcgggaagagcttcagcgGGTCCTCCCAagtggcccagcaccagcttatccacacagggAAGAAGGCACATCACTgtttggagtgtgggaagagcttcacgtCCTCCTCCAGGCTGACTCAGCACCGGgtcatccacacgggggagaagccacatcattgctccgagtgtgggaagagcttcagccagTCCTGCAACCTGGCCAAACACCGGCTCATTCACACGAAGGAGAAGGCACATTAG
- the LOC132245841 gene encoding zinc finger protein 397-like, whose product MQAMWPPPETKIPLETPQLGYDLPTPETWHQRFRGFCYMETMGPQEVCSRLWEFALRWLEPQRCSKEQMLELVVLEQFLAILPREMQSWQWGHGVETCAQAVTLAEGFKLGQEEEEKLQGIVSVKAEEVSSDNMHPAAASQEPGDSWPVQPKAECVDRPLEDSGERETPGPLDKPLQVSKEDPQPHQDSGGAWLLSRGEEKPPVEEPADLEPAQTSPGSLGEMDSLRPEKEPRHKSQGKPRKQKENVTVNKQRRIHPGRKTHRCKKCRKTFSCVQDLSQHQCVQSGEQPYLCTRCGKSFKQPSMLARHLFMHTREKPHQCSECGKSFTLSSSLTTHQLIHTGEKPHQCSECGKRFTQFFSRARHPFIHARKEPHQ is encoded by the exons ATGCAGGCCATGTGGCCCCCGCCTGAGACCAAGATTCCCTTAGAGACCCCACAGCTGGGGTacgacctccccaccccagagaccTGGCACCAGCGTTTCCGGGGCTTCTGCTACATGGAAACCATGGGGCCGCAGGAGGTTTGCAGCCGCCTGTGGGAGTTCGCCctgcgctggctggagccccagcgctgcagcaaggagcagatgctggagctggtggtgctggagcagttcctggccatcctgccccgggagatgcagagctggcagtgggggcatggtgtggagacctgcgcccaggccgtgaccctggccgaggggtttaagctggggcaggaggaggaggagaagctgcag GGCATAGTGAGTGTAAAAGCCGAGGAGGTGTCCTCAGACAATATGCATCCCGCTGCAGCATCACAGGAACCTGGTGATTCCTGGCCAGTGCAGCCAAAGGCCGAATGTGTGGACAGGCCTTTGGAGGACTCAGGAGAGAGGGAAACACCGgggcccctggacaagccacttcaGGTCTCCAAAGAGGATCCTCAGCCTCACCAGGACTCAG gaggtgcctggctgctgagcagaggtgAGGAGAAACCTCCTGTGGAAGAgcctgcagacctggagccagcgcagacttccccagggagtttgggcgagatggactccctgagacCTGAGAAGGAGCCACGGCATAAGAGTCAGGGAAAGCCCCGAAAGCAGAAGGAGAATGTAACGGTGAACAAG CAACGTCGTATCCACCCAGGGAGGAAGACACACCGCTGCAAGAAGTGCAGGAAGACCTTCAGCTGCGtgcaagacctgtcccagcaccagtgtgtgcagaGTGGGGAGCAGCCATACCTTTGCACcaggtgtgggaagagcttcaagcAGCCCTCCATGCTGGCCAGGCACTTGTTCATGCACacacgggagaagccacatcaatgctcagagtgtgggaagagcttcaccctgTCCTCCAGCCTGACCACACACCAGCTCatacacacaggggagaagccacatcagtgctcagagtgtggaaaGAGGTTCACCCAGTTCTTCAGCCGGGCCCGGCACCCGTTTATACACGCAAGGAAGGAGCCACATCAGTGA